From the uncultured Methanomethylovorans sp. genome, the window TTCGATTTAATGCACCACTTATTTTCTTGAAGATTGGAATATTCGAAAACATCTTCATGAAACTATCAGGTAATCTTCTATTGCTTTCTGATACGATAGGATATAACCTGTCAGATGAAAACATAAAAGGATTGAGATTTTCAGACTTGAGTTTTTGTGCAAATCTGAAACTGTTTCTGTTCTCTACTACAAACAAGTGTTTAATCTCGATGTCTTTTGAGAGAACATAAACTAATTCATCTTCGAGCATCTCGCAGGCAATTATACTTAACACTGGCATAATTATCTTTTACATAGTTTTGTTCTTTATTTCATCCTTTATCGAGCCATAACATTTCTCGAAAATTTCCTGATTACCACTGACTTCGAAGGTACTGTACCCAAACAAATTGGCATACTCTTCGATCTTTGCGTCGATATCTTTCACATATTTCAGGCCCGTATTGACTTTTGCAACCCTTGAATATCCCGCCAAGTCATTGACCATTTTTGCCATTTTGAACGCTTTTTCAGGGTCAGAATGATATTTAGCAAAGCCTAGAAGTTCTTTCCATGAACTGGCATACATAGGAGTGAAGAAAAAAGCAGGTTCTTTACTGTGGGTTTTAAGCAACTTAAGATAATTAACTCCACCGCCAACAGTAGCTCCTATGCAGTCATCTACAATTCTTATGTCATCTCTCAATATTCTTACTATGCAACCATCTTTTTCCAGGCAGAAATCCTCCTCCACCTTGCCAAGGACATTACCACAAAGGCCGTAAAAAAGAAGTATCCCATCGGAGAATGGTATCATTTCTTCAATACATTGGTAGACCTCGGATTTCAGCTTCTTTGGTACTGCATGAAGTCCAAGTTCCCTTATATTAACTACAACAGTGAATTCGTCCTTCTCAACATTTCCAAGAACAGGTTGTAAATTTTGAAAAGGTATACTCTCATAAGGGACGCGCTGTTCATTAAGTTTTTCTGTAAATTCAGAAATGTTTTCGTTTTCTACGATTATGATTTTATTAATATCAGAATCATTGGTAAAAAGCCAGACAATTTCATCTTGCATTATCTTACATGAAATTATACTCATAACGGGCATTACAAATCTCCTCCAATTTTATGTATCCTGCTAGTTTCGATTCTTTTGAGCTAAAATTAATATGATAAATAGGACATATCTACCTGCATATAAGTAGGTTATGGGTGGCTAAAAAATCAATCCTTCCATCCAAGGCCAGATTTGATCGAGGAAATTGATCTGACAAGTGTTTTTCTACCTTTGATACTGGATAATAGTCTGGCCCCCATCAATGTTTCGACTACCTCTTCCGCATGTGCTTCGACCGGGTCTGAAAAATTGAATTCCCCCTTTTCCAGGCCGGTTCTGAGAACATTTGTGGTCCAGTCAAGTATATAATCCAGTAGCAGCAGATTTTGCTTTTTAACTTCCTCTGGAAGTTCTTCAAAATCAATGATCACTGAGCCTGGAGGGCAGATACATTTGCCTTCATCAAACTCCTCCAATGCGCGATCTAAATAATATTGAAGCTGCTCGCGAGCAGACCCTCCTGATTTCACTATTTGGGCAATAGACGTGGCAAAGTTCTTTCTTCTCTCTTCAAGCAAGGCAGCAACCAGATCTTCTTTTTTGGGGTAGTAATGATGGATAGAAGCGTTTTTTATCCCAAGTTTCTGGGAAATATCCTTATAACTGAATCCATTATAACCCCGGCATTGCAAAAAGTGTCTTGCGTAATGGAGTATCTGTTGATTGGTCGGGTTCATATCTGTCATATAGATTCACATGTTCCTTGTTTCTTATAATTACTTGAATAATACTCATCCATATAAAAGTTAGTTCCTTGCTAGATCTAAATGAAAATCATCTCTATTTCATATAATACATTCACCAGTATTAGACCCATCCGGCGGTATCTCCTGTTTTGGCTGTCATTATCATCGCTCTTACGAGACATCCTTCTAAAAAAGCCAGACATTCAAACTCCAGAAACTTTGAGGCATTTTTATCAAACAGAATATGAACTTCACAAGGAAATTCATCGTCTCCATCATAATACACGATTTGAAGGAGGATTTTAGGTAAGGCTTTCAGAAGCCATGAATAGCCACCCGATTTCAGCTTGCCGTTAAACCCCCCACCTAATCTGCACATAGTTTCACTAAATGTTGCATAATCTTCACTGAATGTTTTACCAAGCGGATCGGTCATCCATTTTGTATTTGTGCTTAATGTTATTACTGCGCCGGTAAGATGAGAAATTGGCACATATAAAAATGCAGGTTCACCCATGCCTTTGGACAATGAATAGTAAGCCAGAACACTGAGGTTGTTGACATTAACCGGCTTACCGTCCGTCGGATTATACCACGAGAACTTATCTCATATTCCCGGCCAAGATAATTGACAGACAGAGCACCGTCTGGCTGAAGTGACAGACCAAGCCGTTCGGCAACTTCAAAAAAATCGCATTTGCTCAGTTTGGGTCTGAGGCTTTCATAAATTTGTTCATAACCACTATTCATAAAATACTCCTTTTAATGTGTACCGAAGGGGTTTTCATAGCTCTTATTTGGATGATTGGAATTTCATTTAACATTTTTTTGAGGAAATGCTAGAAGATACCGACTTTCATATAATTCACGTGACTCTGGGAAATTCCTTATCCTTTCATCAAGATGTGATACGTATTTCCAAATCAGATTAAACGATGTTATTCCACATAGATCGTACCTGATTTCTAAGGCTTTTTCTTTGATACGCAACGACAGGTTGATAGTGGTTTATTTATTGTTCCTCTAAATTATTCGGATATTTGATTCTCAATTAGTTCTCATACAATATATGCTTACCTGCACATAGGTAGGCAAATGTTACAATATATAACGATTAAGGATCTTAGATGAATGCATTGGGAAATGATCAAGATGTGCAGCTTGGAAAATACTAGGAATTAATGCTCTGAATAGTGGCCACATATCTGTACTACACATCATGGCAGTGTTGATTTCTGTATATGGGTGTATGCTTTCTTTGCCAGGGAAATGGGTTACAAATTGATATTGTACTGTACCTATTCCTATTGGAACTTTGATGAATCTGCTATGTTTTTCTTCATGGATTACCTTTGTATTATGGGAGTTTATATTTGTGTGACTTACTATGTTATCAAATTTGTTAAGAATAGGAAAAAGCAGTACCTATCAAAAAATAATCAATAATAACAAAGAAAGCAAAAATGAATGTTGAATATAGAAACCTACTGCATGACGATTCCTCTGTGCATGAAGTGTACTCTGGATTGCCCGGCCATATTCTGGATGGTCTTGCAGTTTAGGGCAAATACATAAAAATTCGCAGAATGAGGTCTCAAAGTAGCTGTGTAAAATTGGAACTACATTGGTGGGATAATGAAAAAACTTAAAAAGATGGTGCTATATATATTCTGTTTTTTGCTTTTATTAGTTGTCGGTATTACAGTGTTTATGAATGTAGACCCAGCTTTCGGTGGGAATCCAACGACAGAACAAAAAGAAACTTATCAAAAATTAAGTAATTATGTTGATGGAAAATTTATTAATGAGATTCCTACACAGGTGGGCATAAACTTCTCAAATGCCTCTTCAACAAACGAAGATTCTGCTTCAGAGACTAAAAACCGCAATCCTACCAGTCCGATTCCTGTTTCTGCTGTTGACTGGAACCAAATAAAAAGTGAAAATGATAGTTTGACCTGGTTCGGTCACTCTGCTTTTCTGCTTAGCATTGATAATAAAAAGCTATTGATAGACCCTATGCTGAGTCCCATTGTCTCGCCGGTTTCATTTGTGGGGATTAAAAGATATGAATATAGTGCAGATATCATGCTGCATCTTATTGATAAAATGCCACCTATTGATGCAGTTTTTATTACACATGACCATTATGACCACTTAGATTACCAATCAATTGTAAAACTAAACAGTAAAGTATCGCATTTTTTTGTTCCCCTTGGATGTAGTGCTCATCTGATCCGATGGGGTATTCCAGAAGAAAAAATTACGGAACTCAACTGGTGGGAAGAAACGGACTATCAAGGCTTAACCGTTGCCTTGACACCAGCCAGACATTTCTCTGGAAGAGAGCCATTTAATATCAATACTACACTATGGGGTGGATGGGTCATTCTGGGAAATAACACTCGAATATATACCAGTGGAGACGGCGGATATGGGCCCCATTTTAAGGATATCGGAGACGAATACGGACCTTTTGATGTCACCTTGATCGAAGGTGCCCAATATGACCGTAACTGGCCTGATATTCATATGGTACCGGAACAATCTGTCCAGGCTAATCTGGATGTAAATGGTGAGACTATGATGTTGATGCATTGGGGAGCATTTACATTGGCTAATCATGCCTGGAATGAGCCTATAAAAAGAGCACTGAAAGAGGCAAATGAAAGGGAAGTGAATATAATAGCCCCGAAAATCGGTGAGACAATCTTGTTAGATTCAGACCTGCAAAAGTCTCCAACTCCATGGTGGGATATTTGACATGGGAAACGCACATTAATTCGGCTGCATCGTTGAGTAGACAGCAGTAAAGCGCTTTATTTCACTCGGGGAAAAATAGAGTGAAGTAATTATACAAAAATTAGAGGAACTTGGATACGCTATTTAGTTTTTCTAATTCTCTTAAATGTTAAGCTTTATATACTAATACACTACCATATGCATGACTGATCAGTCAATCACGGTCACACTTATTTTAAAATGCAGTGTATCATAACGGATGACTGATTGCTCACTCACGTAAGCCTGTTGAATATATAAGGTTTTTCAGAAAAGGAAAATTGAGGATTTGATATGAGTTACAATATGTATGTACCTACAAGGACTTTATTTGGAGCAGGTCAATTAAACAATCTGCATACCCAGAAAATGCCTGGCAAAAAAGCTATGATCGTTATCTCTAACGGAAAGTCCACAAGAGCAAACGGCTATCTTGCAAGAGCTGAAGAGCAGCTGAAATTAGCAGACGTAGAAACCGTAGTATTTGACAGAGTTGAATCTAACCCCCTGAGATCAACAGTTATGGTAGGCGGTGCTTTTGCAAAAGAGAATAACTGTGATTTTATTGTCTCTCTGGGAGGCGGAAGCTGCATGGATGCAGCAAAGGCAATTGCCGTTATGGCTACCAATGAAGGTGATTATTGGGATTACATTCCTTCAGGTAGCGGAAAAGGAATGCCGGTAAAGAACAGCCCTCTTCCGATCGTAGCCATTACAACGACAGCCGGAACCGGCTCAGAGACAGATCCGGGTACAGTGATCACCAATGAAGAAAAGTGTGAGAAGACTGGATTTATGCACGAGGAACTATTCCCGGTTCTGGCTATTGTCGATCCCGAGCTTATGCTGACCGTGCCACCGAAGTTTACTGCGTATCAGGGATTTGATGCATTATTCCATAGTGTGGAGGGATATGTTTCCAACGGTGCCAATCTTATGAGCGACATGTATGCGATCACAGCGATAGAAAATATCGCAAAGAATCTTGCAAAAACAGTGAAGAACGGGAACGATCTGGATGCACGTGAAAAGGTTGCTTTCGGGAATACTCTTTCCGGTACAGTGATGTGTGTAGGTCTTTGTACAAGTCAGCACTCTCTTGAGCACGCAATGTCAGCCTATCATCAGGAACTTCCACACGGTGCAGGTCTTATCATGATCAGCAAGGCATATTTTACACATCTGATCGAGAAACATGTATGTGACGACAGATTTGTACAAATTGCAAAGGCAATGGGAATGGAGGATGCGAAAGATCCGATGGATTTCATCACAATGCTGGTGAAATTGCAGGAAGATTGTGGAGTTGCAGACCTCAAAATGTCCGATTATGGAATCACACCGGACGAATTTGAAACAATGGCTAAGAATGCAAAGGATACCATGGGATTTTTGTTCACCTGTGACAGAACCGAGTTTAGTATTGACGACTGTGTTGCCATCTATGAGGCTTCCTACAAATAAGGATTGGTAACTCATTATTTTTTGAGCACTGAGCGAACCGCATTATAAAAATTAAAGGAGATTAGAATATGAGTTTATTAAATGATTTAAGTAAAAGCGTGATCTTTCCGAAAGGTGAGGAACTTCCGGAACAGTTCAGTAAGTATTTTTCAGGTAAAGCATGGCTTAGCATGCTGGTGCCAAGAGATAATGAATTTAATTGTCCCATCGGCAATGTGACATTTGAACCAGGCTGCAGAAATAACTGGCATAAGCATGTGGGTGGACAGATCTTGTTAGTAACAGGTGGACGTGGTTACTATCAGCAAGAAGGAAAGCCTGCACAGGAACTTAAGCCCGGTGATGTAGTTATGATTGCTCCACATGTAAAGCACTGGCATGGAGCAGCACATGACAGTTGGTTCGTGCACCTTTCCGTTGAGACAAATGTTAACGCAGGCCCGGTTGAATGGCTTGAACCGGTAGCTGATGAGGAATACAACAATTTATGATGGTTCACTGGAGGCATAAAATGAAAGTATTATTAGTAAACGGAAGTCCGCATGAGAAAGGCTGCACCTATACTGCCCTTACAGAAGTAGCAAAGACTTTGAATGAAGAAGGAATCGATACAGACATTTATTGGATCGGAACAAAACCACTGACTGGGTGCACTGCCTGCAAGAGCTGTGCCAGAACAGGAAAGTGTGCATTCAATGACATCGTCAACGATTTTCTTGACATTGTCAAGGATGTCAATGGATTTATTTTCGGTTCCCCGGTGCATTATGCAGCTGCCAGTGGTGCGATCACTTCCTTTATGGATTGCGCTTTTTACACAGACTTGCAGGGAGGTAGAAGGTCCTTTAATCTAAAACCAGCGGCAGCAGTTATCTCAGCAAGGAGAGCAGGAACAACAGCCACATTTGATCAGCTCAATAAGTATTTCACCCTTACGGAGATGCCAATTATTTCTTCCCGGTATTGGAATATGGTTCATGGAGCAAAGCCTGAAGATGTGCAAAAGGATTTGGAAGGATTGCAGACCATGCGCGTGCTTGCACGGAATATGGCATGGTTCCTAAAGTGCAAGGAGGCTGGCATGAAGGCTGGCGTACAGTTCCCGGTGAAGGAAGATATTATTTTTACGAATTTTATTCGGGATTAATCATTGTTTGAAATCTTAGAGTATGAATACGCAAAAAGAAAGTGAGGGACAGAAAATGATGAATTTTAAAGAAGAAAAATGTCTGATTGCCTATTATTCTCGTGAGGGAAATAACTATGTTAGTGGGAAGATCGTGAATTTGCCAGTCGGTAACACAAAAGTAGTAGCCGACATGATCCGGGAAATAACTGAAGGCGATGTTTTCCGCATTGATACAGTAAAGTCTTATCCTAAAGATTATACTGCAACCACTAACGTGGCAAAAAAGGAACTGAATGAAAATGCCAGACCGGAGCTTACCAGCCATGTGGAAAATATGGACTCTTATAATGTGATATTTTTGGGTTATCCTAACTGGTGGGGAACGATGCCGATGCCAGTGTATACATTCCTGGAAGAATATGATCTTTCCGGAAAGACCATTGTTCCATTCTGTACACATGAAGGAAGCGGCATGGGACGCAGTGAAAGCGATATTGCGAAACATTGTCCGAAAGCAACACTTTTGAAGGGACTGGCTATCCATGGTACTAGTGTAAGTGCTGCGAAAAAAGATGTTGCGGGTTAGCTGAATAAATTAGTATGATTTCATAAACTGTTCAGATATCGATTGTTGAGAATCTTTACTTAACAAATATGGAGATGATTTCAATGAGTAAAAATGTATTGATACTATCCGGCAGCCCGAGGAAAGGCGGAAACTCCGATCTGTTGTGCGAACAATTCCTGCTTGGAGCAGAAGAAGCAGGCAATCAAGTGGAGAAAATCTTTTTGAGAGATAAGGCCATTGGTTACTGTATAGGATGTGGAACCTGTTTTATCACTAAAAAGAGCTGTTCCATAAAGGACGACATGGATGATATCCTAGACAAAATGATTGCAGCAGATGTGATTGTAATGGGCACACCGGTGTACTTCTACACAATGAATGGTCAACTGAAGACCCTGATAGACCGTACTTGTGCCCGATACACAGAGATCAACGACAAGGATTTTTATTTCATTGTAGCAGCCGCTGACGATAGTGAACCGGCCATGGAGAGAACGCTGGAGGGATTCAGAGGATTTACTTCCTGCCTTGAAAGACCCAATGAAAAAGGCGTGATCTATGGAACTGGTGCCTGGAATATAGGAGACATCAAAGGAAGCAAAGCAATGGATCAGGCTTATGAAATGGGAATGGCGGTTTGACCCTAGAAAAAGGGGCAATGAAAGATTATGTTATTGGTTCTGCACGGGATTGAATGCTAGTAACTGATAAAGATTATGAGGTGTTAAGACAATGAAAAATGTAATCGTAGTTATTGGTGCGGGGTCAATAGGCCAGGCGATCGCACGTCGTGTGAGCGCAGGAAAACATGTATTGTTGGCAGATCTAAAGAAGGAGAATGCTGATGCTGCAGCAGAAGTCATGATTGATGCCGGATATGAAGTGAGTACAGCAATAGTAGACATATCATCACGTGAGTCAATTCATGCATTGGTCCAGAAAGCGACTACTATTGGAGATATTACTGGTATAGTCCTTGCAGCAGGAGTCTCACCATCACAAGCATCGCCAGAAACAATCTTAAAAGTGGACCTGTATGGTTCTGCTGTAGTGCTGGAAGAATTTGGAAATGTAATTGCAAAGGGAGGAAGTGGTATTGTCATCTCTTCGCAGTCTGGACACAGGCTTCCAGCATTATCTGTCGAACAAAATAAGGAACTTGCCACTACGCCAACTGAAGAATTGCTGGATCTTGAATTCTTGCAATTAGATACTATTACTGATTCACTTCATGCTTATCAGCTATCCAAACGTGGAAATTCCCTGCGGGTGATGGCTGAAGCAGTGCGCTGGGGTAAACGAGGTGCAAGGGTTAACGCCATAAGTCCGGGTATAATCTTCACACCACTTGCCAGAAATGAGCTGAATGGTCCACGTGGGGACGGATATAGGCGTATGATCGAAGTATGTGCAGCAGGTCGCGGCGGCACTCCTGATGAAGTTGGAGCTGTTGCTGCTTTATTAATGGGACCCGAAGGTACATTTATCACGGGCAGTGATTTTCTCATGGACGGCGGAGTGACGGCTGCCTATTGGTATGGCGAACTTGCACAGAAATGATAGAATGAAATCAACTGCTGAATTAGTTGAAAAAGCCAAGTTTACCGTAAACGTAGGCAGTGTTTTTCACCTAATATATAGTGAAGAGGATTCTGATTAACCCTCTGTTTTTAATATCACCATAAATTTGAAGTGCCATTTTTTCTCTCTATCTCTGTTTTTACTTCATTTCTTTCATTTTTTCTTTGATTTTAGGACAGCTTCCGCTATTCTAAATAATTCCTTTATGTTTAAGTATCTTCAGCTGATGTAAGTTAAAGCAAAAAGCTGTCATAAGCATCTTTACATTTTAGGGTCCTTTCAAAATAGAAATCATTTCTAGGATTAGGAGAACTTATTTTCTCTATCTTAGTATCAATCCGTACTCCCCCATCAAATGTACCTCACAAAATAAAGTTATATTTCATTTTAGTCTCAATTATTGTCTTATTTCTCTTTTAGTGTTATATTTTTGTCCTCTATTAATTTGGACTTGGATATTTAAAAAAACAGTAACAATAGCCTGTATGTCAATGGCTACCCATTAAAGGATTGTTAATGCACTATTTTTGGATTAGGGTTCAATAAATCCTTATTTACATAATTAATTAAATATCAAGATGTACTTTTTATGGGGGACCTTTTATTGACTACTTACGGCTAAAAATAGCCTCAGTACATCCTCCATTTGAATGTTAGTTCAAAAGGACCCTATTACATTTACTCTTTCCACAGTTTGTAACAAGAACTATTCCCGCATTGAATACTTCTTTGACCACAGAATATATTCGTTCTCCTTGAACTCTTTGAATACTGATCCTTTTGTTCCTCAGGCTATCACTTATTTCTAATGGATGTCCTCGCACAGCTCTCTGCATTGTTGCTGCAAAACCTTTTGCAATTGCTCCGAAGTATTCTCTTTCTCTGTATACAACTTCATTCAATTCGGAGAGATCTATCTGAGAATCATGGACCGATGCAGTAGTTGTTTTGAATCTTCTGATCAATTCATAATCCTTATCGATGATTGTGTGGAGCTTGTAACCAAAAAATGATTTATCACCTTTCTTTGTCCAGGTTCCGTCCTTACTTCTTCTTGTTTTCGCTTCTTTTCCCCTGGGTTCATCTGCTTTAGCATGTCCTGGATTTGAATGGATAAAAGTAGCATCCTGAATCATTCCTTTTTTGATCTTCAATTTTAGAGCATCAAGTTGCTTCTGCATTTCAGTCCATATTTGCTCTTCTTTTCCATCATCGACAATCCTCTTGCGTCTACAAAAAATTTATGAAACATTGGTCAGATGAGGATAAGAATCCGTTGTGGAAGAACTAAAAAAATCTGATATTGAGCAGAGAGCTGCCATTGAGAACAAGAAAGAAACGTAAATACTTTCTGAAAACAAGTATTTCTGTTGATACTGAAAAGTTCATCACTAGGGAGTTGGTATTGTGTCATCAAAAAGTGATTATTATTTATATTAGAAAGTGTTTGATGCTCTATTAATTAATTTCTATTTAATGATTTCTAATTTAAAGGGTGTACATATAATGATTAGTGATGGAGTTATGGATGTGATTTCATTAAAAACGAAAAATAAGATTTAAAAAAAATTAGATATCTTTTTTTTGTTAAACCAATAGTGAAATTTTTCAGAGGTTACGTTTTGGATATGGGTTGTGGAGCCGGTGAGCATATTGAGAATTATAAAAACCAATCCCTAGGAATTGATGCACATGAAAATAACATTCAACATTGCCAAAAAAAGGGCCTCAATGCAATAAAAGCAGACGCCAATTCTTATAACAAACCTGAAACTTTTGATACAGTCTTACTAAGCCATGTTCTTGAACATCTAAATTCCCCATATAATGCTATTGAAAATGCATATATCTCTACAAAAATAGGGGGTAGCATTTTGATAGTTGTCCCTACATATAAAGGATTTATGACTGGTTTTAATATTTAATTGGTCATAAGAACTATATTACTGAACAATATTTGGATCATTACTTAATTGATCAACTTGGATGTAAAAAGATATATTCGAGAAAGTTTCCAATCTGTGAATTTATTTCAGGAGAATATCAAGAATTACGGGTATTTTATACAAAATGTCCAAATGGGGAAAATGGCAAGTGAATTTTGAAGTTTATGAATTTAACCTCTAAAAAGGGGTTCCGTTGCAAAAAGTAATATATCTAATATTTCTGTAGTTTTAAAAATAATTACTACCATTGTGTACTATTTTTCTATACACCGCGACATAAATGTTCATCTAATGATGCCTGTACTTTCTATTTCGAAACGTCTATCCAACTGATATTCTCTTTTGCTCTATTACTGATTTAAGTCGTTATGTATAAAGCAGAATCATTAGGCTGTGAACTGACAAATATACAAAGATATCTGACTGAAAATTCATTTCCCATTGTTTCTATGAGTGATTGGTCAATCAAAGCAAATATATACTAGCAAAGTCGTCTATGACTGACTGTTCAGTCATCCGGTGATGATATTATCTTATACAAATCGAAACAAAAGGAGAGTTAAAGATGCTGTATAGAAAAATGCCAAAGAATGGTGATGAGCTTTCGATACTCGGATTCGGATGCATGCGCCTCACCTCAAAAGAAGACGGTAGTATCGATGAAGAAAGAGCCACCAAGCAGGTTCGCTATGCAATCGATCACGGAGTGAACTACATTGACACTGCATGGCCATACCACATGGGGGCAAGCGAGCCATTTCTGGGCCGTGCACTTGCTGATGGATACCGCGAAAAAGTTAAAATTGCAACAAAACTTCCTTCGTGGCTTATAGAGAGCCGGGAAGATATGGACAAATTCCTGAATGCACAGCTGGAGAAACTGAACACCGATCATATTGACTATTACCTCGTACACGCTCTTGTTGGTGACCTGTGGGACAATATCGAAAAGCTCGGTGTGGCTGATTTCCTTGATAAGGCCAATGCTGACGGTCGTATTGTCAATGCAGGTTTCTCTTTCCACGGTGCGGGAGAGGATTTCAACCGCAGAGTGGATGCTTATAAGTGGGATTTCTGCCAGATCCAGTACAACTTCCTGGATGAAACGAACCAGGCAGGTACCGCAGGTATGGAATATGCAGCCTCCAAAGGTCTTGGCGTCATAATCATGGAACCTTTGCGTGGAGGGAACTTGACAAAGACCGTGCCTCAAGCTGTGAAAGAGATATGGGACGAAGCTCCTACAAAGAGGTTCCCTGTAGAATGGGCTCTCCGCTGGGTATGGAACCACCCGGAGGTCACGGTCGTCCTTTCAGGCATGAATGAGGAAATACATATTGAAGAAAATCTCAGAATAGCAGATGAAGCATACCCAAATTCTCTTACAGGGGAGGAAATGCAGCTGGTAAAAAGGGTGGAGAGCAAGTATCGTGAACTGATGAAAGTGGGTTGTACCGCTTGCCAGTACTGCATGCCCTGCCCGGCAGGCGTGAATATTCCTCTCTGTTTCGAGCATTATAACAACCTGTCCCTGGTGGACAATCCTGAAGAGGAACGGTTCATGTATGCTGCACGGCTGGGTGGCGCTGTCGCTCTCGGGGAACCAGAGTTTGCTTCTCTGTGCATACAATGTGGACAGTGCATTGAAAAATGTCCTCAGCACATTGAAATACCTACGGTTCTTGAATCCGTTGTGAAAGAAATGGAAGGACCCGACTTGGAGCAGAGAGTTTCCATGGCAAGAGAGATGTTCAAGCAGGTATAACAGCGGAAATTATCTGCCGTACAAAAAG encodes:
- a CDS encoding DUF1638 domain-containing protein produces the protein MPVMSIISCKIMQDEIVWLFTNDSDINKIIIVENENISEFTEKLNEQRVPYESIPFQNLQPVLGNVEKDEFTVVVNIRELGLHAVPKKLKSEVYQCIEEMIPFSDGILLFYGLCGNVLGKVEEDFCLEKDGCIVRILRDDIRIVDDCIGATVGGGVNYLKLLKTHSKEPAFFFTPMYASSWKELLGFAKYHSDPEKAFKMAKMVNDLAGYSRVAKVNTGLKYVKDIDAKIEEYANLFGYSTFEVSGNQEIFEKCYGSIKDEIKNKTM
- a CDS encoding TetR/AcrR family transcriptional regulator, translated to MTDMNPTNQQILHYARHFLQCRGYNGFSYKDISQKLGIKNASIHHYYPKKEDLVAALLEERRKNFATSIAQIVKSGGSAREQLQYYLDRALEEFDEGKCICPPGSVIIDFEELPEEVKKQNLLLLDYILDWTTNVLRTGLEKGEFNFSDPVEAHAEEVVETLMGARLLSSIKGRKTLVRSISSIKSGLGWKD
- a CDS encoding DUF3786 domain-containing protein — protein: MGEPAFLYVPISHLTGAVITLSTNTKWMTDPLGKTFSEDYATFSETMCRLGGGFNGKLKSGGYSWLLKALPKILLQIVYYDGDDEFPCEVHILFDKNASKFLEFECLAFLEGCLVRAMIMTAKTGDTAGWV
- a CDS encoding MBL fold metallo-hydrolase: MKKLKKMVLYIFCFLLLLVVGITVFMNVDPAFGGNPTTEQKETYQKLSNYVDGKFINEIPTQVGINFSNASSTNEDSASETKNRNPTSPIPVSAVDWNQIKSENDSLTWFGHSAFLLSIDNKKLLIDPMLSPIVSPVSFVGIKRYEYSADIMLHLIDKMPPIDAVFITHDHYDHLDYQSIVKLNSKVSHFFVPLGCSAHLIRWGIPEEKITELNWWEETDYQGLTVALTPARHFSGREPFNINTTLWGGWVILGNNTRIYTSGDGGYGPHFKDIGDEYGPFDVTLIEGAQYDRNWPDIHMVPEQSVQANLDVNGETMMLMHWGAFTLANHAWNEPIKRALKEANEREVNIIAPKIGETILLDSDLQKSPTPWWDI
- a CDS encoding iron-containing alcohol dehydrogenase codes for the protein MSYNMYVPTRTLFGAGQLNNLHTQKMPGKKAMIVISNGKSTRANGYLARAEEQLKLADVETVVFDRVESNPLRSTVMVGGAFAKENNCDFIVSLGGGSCMDAAKAIAVMATNEGDYWDYIPSGSGKGMPVKNSPLPIVAITTTAGTGSETDPGTVITNEEKCEKTGFMHEELFPVLAIVDPELMLTVPPKFTAYQGFDALFHSVEGYVSNGANLMSDMYAITAIENIAKNLAKTVKNGNDLDAREKVAFGNTLSGTVMCVGLCTSQHSLEHAMSAYHQELPHGAGLIMISKAYFTHLIEKHVCDDRFVQIAKAMGMEDAKDPMDFITMLVKLQEDCGVADLKMSDYGITPDEFETMAKNAKDTMGFLFTCDRTEFSIDDCVAIYEASYK
- a CDS encoding cupin domain-containing protein, which gives rise to MSLLNDLSKSVIFPKGEELPEQFSKYFSGKAWLSMLVPRDNEFNCPIGNVTFEPGCRNNWHKHVGGQILLVTGGRGYYQQEGKPAQELKPGDVVMIAPHVKHWHGAAHDSWFVHLSVETNVNAGPVEWLEPVADEEYNNL
- a CDS encoding flavodoxin family protein produces the protein MKVLLVNGSPHEKGCTYTALTEVAKTLNEEGIDTDIYWIGTKPLTGCTACKSCARTGKCAFNDIVNDFLDIVKDVNGFIFGSPVHYAAASGAITSFMDCAFYTDLQGGRRSFNLKPAAAVISARRAGTTATFDQLNKYFTLTEMPIISSRYWNMVHGAKPEDVQKDLEGLQTMRVLARNMAWFLKCKEAGMKAGVQFPVKEDIIFTNFIRD
- a CDS encoding flavodoxin, with protein sequence MMNFKEEKCLIAYYSREGNNYVSGKIVNLPVGNTKVVADMIREITEGDVFRIDTVKSYPKDYTATTNVAKKELNENARPELTSHVENMDSYNVIFLGYPNWWGTMPMPVYTFLEEYDLSGKTIVPFCTHEGSGMGRSESDIAKHCPKATLLKGLAIHGTSVSAAKKDVAG
- a CDS encoding flavodoxin family protein, translating into MSKNVLILSGSPRKGGNSDLLCEQFLLGAEEAGNQVEKIFLRDKAIGYCIGCGTCFITKKSCSIKDDMDDILDKMIAADVIVMGTPVYFYTMNGQLKTLIDRTCARYTEINDKDFYFIVAAADDSEPAMERTLEGFRGFTSCLERPNEKGVIYGTGAWNIGDIKGSKAMDQAYEMGMAV
- a CDS encoding SDR family oxidoreductase → MKNVIVVIGAGSIGQAIARRVSAGKHVLLADLKKENADAAAEVMIDAGYEVSTAIVDISSRESIHALVQKATTIGDITGIVLAAGVSPSQASPETILKVDLYGSAVVLEEFGNVIAKGGSGIVISSQSGHRLPALSVEQNKELATTPTEELLDLEFLQLDTITDSLHAYQLSKRGNSLRVMAEAVRWGKRGARVNAISPGIIFTPLARNELNGPRGDGYRRMIEVCAAGRGGTPDEVGAVAALLMGPEGTFITGSDFLMDGGVTAAYWYGELAQK
- a CDS encoding class I SAM-dependent methyltransferase, producing the protein MKFFRGYVLDMGCGAGEHIENYKNQSLGIDAHENNIQHCQKKGLNAIKADANSYNKPETFDTVLLSHVLEHLNSPYNAIENAYISTKIGGSILIVVPTYKGFMTGFNI